One Spirochaetota bacterium genomic region harbors:
- a CDS encoding aconitate hydratase: protein MGDSVCYKILKAHLKEGTLHPGEEIGITIDQTLTQDATGTMAYLQFEAMGIDRVKTEISVSYVDHNTLQMGFENADDHKYLQTMNSKFGIYYSKAGNGICHQVHLERFAKPGKTLLGSDSHTPTAGGIGMIAIGAGGLDVAVAMGGGLFYLTCPKVINIHLTGKLQPWVSAKDVILTILKQLTTKGNVGYVIEYTGPGIKSLTVPERATITNMGAELGVTTSLFPSDEVTRQFLKAQGREKDFTEIMPDSNASYDRVIEIDLSKIEPMIACPHSPDNVVTVESIKGLKVDQVAIGSCTNSSYKDLVTVAKILKGKKIHPQVSCILAPGSKQVLQMLAREGYLADIIESGVRIMESACGFCIGNGGAPISGGVSLRTNNRNFEGRSGTKDAKVYLVSPETAALSAIEGKLVNPLDMPSSNYPNVQLPKTFIIDDSMIIPPFESNEPIFRGPNIGEPPKTQPLPQTINAVVGIKVGDKITTDHIMPAGQRLKYRSNIPEYAKYVFELVDSSFAQRAMENKAKGLATVIVGGASYGQGSSREHAAICPAYLGVKIIIAKSFERIHTANLINFGILPLVFNNEADYDAIQVGDSIQMTNCIQQVESGNAITLVINDKTIECTLLATDRQRKILIAGGLLNYTTRH from the coding sequence ATGGGAGATTCTGTTTGTTATAAAATTCTGAAAGCACACCTCAAAGAAGGCACTTTGCATCCCGGAGAAGAAATTGGCATAACCATTGACCAAACATTGACGCAGGATGCAACTGGCACCATGGCATATCTGCAATTTGAAGCAATGGGCATTGACCGTGTAAAGACTGAAATTTCAGTATCGTATGTTGACCACAACACGTTGCAGATGGGCTTTGAGAATGCTGATGACCATAAGTATTTGCAGACAATGAATTCTAAGTTTGGCATTTACTACTCCAAAGCTGGCAATGGCATTTGTCATCAGGTGCATCTGGAGCGCTTTGCAAAACCAGGTAAAACGTTACTTGGCTCTGACAGTCACACTCCCACGGCAGGTGGCATTGGAATGATTGCCATTGGGGCTGGTGGTCTTGATGTGGCAGTGGCAATGGGTGGAGGGCTTTTCTATTTAACCTGCCCCAAAGTTATTAATATTCACCTAACAGGTAAATTGCAACCCTGGGTAAGCGCAAAAGATGTTATTCTTACCATACTAAAGCAGCTTACCACAAAAGGCAATGTGGGTTATGTGATAGAATATACTGGCCCCGGTATAAAAAGCCTTACAGTTCCCGAACGAGCTACCATCACCAATATGGGTGCTGAATTAGGCGTTACCACATCGCTTTTCCCCAGTGATGAAGTCACACGTCAGTTTTTGAAAGCACAGGGCCGAGAGAAGGATTTTACAGAAATTATGCCCGATAGCAATGCATCCTATGACAGGGTAATAGAAATTGATCTTTCAAAAATTGAGCCTATGATTGCCTGCCCCCATTCACCCGATAATGTGGTAACCGTTGAATCAATCAAGGGGTTAAAGGTGGACCAGGTTGCCATTGGCAGCTGCACCAATTCTTCATATAAGGATCTTGTTACAGTAGCTAAAATTCTTAAAGGCAAAAAGATTCATCCGCAGGTAAGCTGCATTTTGGCACCAGGTTCAAAGCAGGTTTTACAGATGCTGGCAAGGGAAGGTTATTTAGCTGACATTATTGAAAGCGGTGTGCGGATTATGGAATCAGCCTGCGGCTTTTGCATTGGCAATGGCGGTGCACCTATCTCTGGTGGTGTGTCGCTTAGAACCAACAACCGCAACTTTGAAGGACGGTCAGGCACTAAAGACGCAAAGGTATATCTGGTAAGCCCTGAAACCGCTGCGCTATCGGCCATTGAAGGCAAACTGGTAAATCCTTTAGACATGCCATCCAGCAATTATCCCAACGTGCAATTGCCCAAAACCTTTATTATAGATGACTCAATGATTATTCCACCTTTTGAGTCAAATGAACCAATTTTCCGCGGACCAAACATTGGAGAGCCACCCAAAACTCAACCCCTGCCTCAAACCATCAATGCTGTTGTAGGTATTAAGGTTGGCGATAAAATCACTACAGACCACATCATGCCTGCAGGACAGCGCCTAAAATACCGCTCCAATATCCCGGAGTATGCAAAATATGTGTTTGAGCTTGTCGATAGCTCCTTTGCACAACGTGCCATGGAAAACAAAGCAAAGGGCCTTGCTACAGTGATTGTAGGAGGGGCAAGCTACGGACAGGGTTCAAGTCGTGAACACGCTGCCATTTGCCCTGCATATCTGGGAGTAAAAATAATAATTGCAAAATCGTTTGAGCGAATTCATACCGCCAATCTTATCAACTTTGGCATACTGCCACTGGTGTTTAACAATGAAGCTGATTATGATGCAATACAGGTTGGCGATAGTATTCAGATGACCAATTGTATACAGCAGGTGGAAAGCGGGAATGCCATAACACTTGTAATAAATGATAAAACTATTGAATGTACATTGCTTGCAACTGACAGGCAGCGAAAGATACTCATTGCAGGTGGTCTTCTTAACTATACCACACGTCATTAA
- a CDS encoding HNH endonuclease, producing MIESEVLVLNAGFVPIRITTVKEAICLLLSDKAVPVVEEDTFIRSPSIAIKVPSVIAILNYHHLPRRKVVFSKLNVIYRDDMQCQYCGKRFQMKHLTVDHVIPRSRWEAVTGKSLKEGFSSWHNLVCACKWCNNQKGNKLVHEIGWSLLRTPFEPEYIPYIVVTAEKAKKKGWLPFCGFNVKVVEMIP from the coding sequence ATGATCGAATCTGAGGTATTGGTACTTAATGCAGGGTTTGTCCCCATCCGCATAACAACGGTGAAAGAGGCAATATGCCTGTTGCTGTCTGATAAGGCTGTGCCCGTCGTTGAGGAAGATACTTTTATCCGCTCACCATCAATAGCCATTAAAGTCCCTTCTGTCATTGCAATTCTCAACTACCATCATCTGCCACGACGCAAGGTGGTGTTTTCAAAGCTCAACGTAATCTACCGCGATGATATGCAGTGCCAGTATTGTGGAAAGCGCTTTCAGATGAAACACCTTACCGTTGACCATGTTATTCCACGTAGCAGGTGGGAAGCAGTGACCGGCAAATCCTTGAAGGAAGGCTTTTCAAGCTGGCATAACCTGGTGTGTGCATGTAAATGGTGCAACAACCAGAAGGGCAATAAGCTGGTGCACGAAATTGGATGGAGCCTGCTCCGTACACCGTTTGAACCTGAATATATACCTTATATTGTTGTCACTGCCGAAAAAGCAAAAAAGAAGGGGTGGCTCCCCTTCTGTGGATTCAATGTCAAGGTTGTTGAGATGATCCCTTAA
- a CDS encoding methyl-accepting chemotaxis protein: MEKIIKRAGIPLKNTSSNLQILVAALVVLLCSIPLHLYAAVQINEIVPDKVLLFLDYIEDKNNQLSFNDITAIKKWTPIGKETVNFGFTDSSYWFKFSINNTSEKKHTLLFRISYPMIDYIELYKPNENGTYIQELAGDSFPFHHRAITDVGFVFSLDVFPGNNTYYYKVTTTSSLNFTSTLFSVKGFLRELNIEQPLIWIYYGLMIIMVVFNLFVFVSIRDISYLLYVCFIASWILLQMSLNGYAFQYLWPTQVWWGNNSLPFFMALTIVSCTAFLLRATDILWKSRIIRLINVVFILVPGLSIAFASLAIEYKVAIKIATGFTIYAVCILFPMQAYALLKKSRIARFFAAGFLGLSIGVVLYALKTFGVIPATFVTQWSIQLGSAFVVLFLSFALADRINVMRKDIVLLYEEKKLSEAEALQKAAHLEAIVNAANVVSNDFIMVSRELASISHTFSEVSGKQVQITAQIRNAFTDLKASLDDLHVALKSQKDEGKKSQEYVQTMEESYAALQRENKRFLHIIESIVSAAKNAEHTLTTMISNMNILQQGSHEIEQFVAVIDDISDKINLLSLNASIEAARAGEAGRGFAVVADEIGKLASATAEQSRMISQRVISIANDINSSVMLSKESSAALSDIFALIDTVKNGIVSFQQVVTSQSNELEKVKLQVLHIDRLGGNILELSHKLNEVMANTLESVSSISAMADEIITTNNRIKEYSQTISEKSERLSMLVGRQM; the protein is encoded by the coding sequence ATGGAAAAAATTATTAAAAGGGCTGGCATTCCACTCAAAAATACTTCCTCAAACTTACAAATACTGGTGGCAGCTTTAGTAGTGTTGCTATGTTCAATCCCATTGCATTTGTATGCTGCAGTACAAATTAATGAAATAGTGCCGGATAAAGTTTTGCTCTTTTTAGATTATATAGAAGATAAAAACAATCAGCTATCGTTCAATGATATTACAGCTATAAAGAAGTGGACTCCAATTGGTAAAGAAACTGTAAATTTTGGATTTACGGATAGTTCATACTGGTTTAAATTTAGCATTAACAATACATCTGAAAAAAAACACACACTTTTATTCAGGATTTCCTACCCTATGATTGATTACATTGAGTTGTACAAGCCCAATGAAAATGGTACATATATACAAGAGTTAGCAGGCGATAGTTTCCCTTTCCATCATAGAGCTATTACGGATGTAGGATTTGTATTTTCACTGGATGTTTTTCCTGGCAACAATACATATTATTACAAAGTAACAACAACAAGTTCATTAAATTTTACCTCAACACTTTTTTCTGTGAAAGGGTTTTTGCGCGAGCTTAATATTGAGCAGCCACTTATATGGATATATTATGGCCTCATGATTATTATGGTAGTTTTTAATTTATTTGTGTTTGTATCCATAAGGGATATTTCATATTTGCTGTATGTATGTTTTATTGCCTCATGGATTTTGTTGCAGATGAGCCTTAATGGGTATGCATTTCAGTATTTGTGGCCTACACAGGTGTGGTGGGGGAACAATTCATTGCCGTTTTTTATGGCATTGACTATTGTAAGCTGTACAGCATTCCTGTTGCGAGCAACTGATATTTTATGGAAAAGCAGGATAATACGCCTAATAAATGTTGTATTCATACTTGTTCCGGGACTTTCAATTGCATTTGCAAGCCTTGCTATTGAGTATAAAGTAGCCATAAAAATTGCAACCGGCTTTACCATATATGCGGTATGTATACTATTTCCAATGCAGGCGTATGCGTTATTAAAAAAATCACGTATTGCACGTTTTTTTGCTGCAGGCTTTCTTGGTTTATCTATTGGTGTGGTGCTGTATGCATTAAAAACATTTGGTGTGATCCCTGCTACATTTGTAACGCAATGGAGTATACAACTTGGTTCAGCATTTGTTGTTCTGTTTTTATCATTTGCCCTTGCTGACAGGATTAATGTGATGCGCAAAGATATTGTCCTGCTATACGAAGAAAAAAAGCTTAGCGAAGCTGAGGCATTGCAAAAGGCGGCACATCTTGAAGCGATAGTTAATGCTGCCAATGTTGTATCAAATGATTTTATTATGGTAAGCAGAGAACTAGCATCAATAAGCCACACTTTTTCTGAAGTTTCGGGCAAACAGGTTCAGATTACAGCACAAATACGCAATGCATTTACCGACTTGAAAGCATCTTTAGATGATTTGCACGTAGCGCTTAAATCACAGAAGGATGAAGGAAAAAAATCACAGGAATATGTCCAAACTATGGAAGAATCGTATGCTGCACTCCAGCGTGAAAACAAACGCTTTTTGCACATCATCGAATCAATTGTTTCAGCAGCCAAAAATGCCGAACACACCCTTACTACAATGATTTCTAATATGAATATACTCCAGCAGGGGAGTCATGAAATTGAACAGTTTGTTGCCGTTATTGATGATATTTCGGATAAAATTAATTTACTTTCATTGAATGCTTCTATAGAAGCTGCACGTGCAGGTGAAGCGGGAAGGGGTTTTGCTGTTGTTGCAGATGAAATTGGCAAATTAGCCTCAGCTACAGCTGAACAATCACGGATGATAAGCCAGCGCGTGATTAGTATCGCAAATGATATTAACAGCAGTGTAATGCTCTCGAAGGAATCAAGTGCTGCATTATCGGATATATTTGCATTAATTGATACGGTAAAAAACGGCATAGTTTCATTTCAGCAGGTGGTAACAAGCCAAAGTAATGAACTGGAAAAAGTGAAACTGCAGGTGCTGCATATTGACAGGCTGGGGGGCAATATTTTAGAGCTATCGCACAAGCTTAACGAAGTAATGGCAAATACTTTAGAATCAGTGAGCAGTATTTCGGCAATGGCAGATGAAATTATAACAACAAACAACAGGATTAAGGAATATTCTCAAACAATAAGCGAAAAATCTGAAAGGCTGTCCATGCTTGTGGGAAGACAAATGTAA
- a CDS encoding DUF4398 domain-containing protein, giving the protein MKKITLYIAVVCIVGAIGCASDLPIKDMSKARYGITQAQEVKAEKYAPEELEKAKQYLYDTHSLIKEDKIKDAKQKSVESQVESQKAIEKSLPLYASDMLAQATESLQQAEMLNAKEFASVEYAQAVASLNEATQLTTDKSYRQSIQKSKEAIGFANDAKAKSIAMIPQLKEQLIVMENEKDSLRTQRGDEFAKNELIAAEQKLSEASTKLEEQNIVAAIAAMQAAKESLSLAKTAIEKGKALESLEAAKSLYTQVSERESSQEMAESLTEAEKLIANSQDQFSKENYIASYDASQQAITVLNSLLIAMEKKEEALALQEETKEQVANQEPKPEYKEYIVQYNPNARDCLWRIALKVYNNARLWPLIYIANKDQIKDPDLIFPGQRFVIPSLEKEKAQESTEAKTKLN; this is encoded by the coding sequence ATGAAAAAAATAACCTTGTATATAGCCGTTGTTTGTATTGTGGGTGCTATAGGTTGTGCATCAGACCTCCCAATAAAAGACATGTCCAAGGCACGCTATGGCATTACCCAGGCACAAGAAGTAAAAGCTGAAAAATACGCACCTGAAGAACTTGAAAAAGCAAAACAATATTTATATGACACCCACTCGCTTATTAAAGAAGATAAGATAAAAGATGCCAAACAAAAGTCTGTTGAATCACAGGTTGAATCACAAAAGGCAATAGAAAAATCCCTTCCACTGTATGCAAGTGATATGCTTGCACAGGCTACTGAAAGCCTGCAGCAGGCAGAGATGCTCAACGCAAAAGAATTTGCCAGCGTTGAATATGCACAGGCAGTTGCCTCGTTAAATGAAGCAACACAGCTTACTACTGATAAGAGCTATCGCCAATCAATTCAAAAATCAAAAGAAGCAATAGGTTTTGCAAATGATGCAAAAGCAAAATCCATTGCAATGATTCCACAACTCAAAGAGCAACTTATTGTGATGGAAAACGAAAAAGATTCATTGCGCACCCAGCGTGGTGATGAATTTGCAAAAAACGAACTGATAGCAGCAGAACAAAAACTCAGTGAAGCCTCAACCAAGCTTGAAGAACAGAATATAGTTGCTGCAATCGCAGCAATGCAAGCGGCAAAAGAATCTTTGTCTTTGGCAAAAACTGCCATTGAAAAAGGGAAAGCGTTAGAATCATTGGAAGCTGCAAAAAGCCTTTACACGCAGGTAAGCGAAAGAGAATCATCTCAGGAAATGGCCGAATCGCTTACTGAAGCTGAAAAGCTTATTGCAAACAGCCAAGACCAGTTTTCAAAAGAAAATTATATTGCATCATACGACGCTTCACAGCAAGCCATCACCGTACTCAACTCACTTCTAATTGCAATGGAAAAGAAAGAAGAAGCATTAGCACTGCAGGAAGAAACAAAAGAGCAAGTTGCCAACCAAGAACCAAAACCAGAATATAAAGAATACATTGTTCAGTACAATCCTAACGCTCGTGATTGTCTATGGCGTATAGCCCTGAAAGTATATAACAATGCACGGCTATGGCCATTGATTTATATTGCCAACAAGGATCAAATCAAAGACCCGGATCTTATCTTCCCGGGCCAGCGTTTTGTTATTCCTTCATTAGAAAAGGAAAAAGCACAAGAAAGCACTGAAGCGAAAACAAAATTAAATTAA